Proteins encoded by one window of Bacteroidales bacterium:
- a CDS encoding shikimate dehydrogenase, with the protein MRLYGLIGYPLSHSFSPGYFKEKFDKEQIDAVYKSFSLEDISEFPSLIEQQPDLCGLNVTIPYKEQIIPYLDDVQGDAAEIRAVNTIAFDRSQSALTLIGFNTDAYGFEQSIRSHLGNQHTKALILGTGGSSKTVAFVLNKLNIAHVFVTRRERKENQIITYNDLTVNTIKEYRLIINTTPVGMYPNISKKPEIPYEGITPSHMLFDLIYNPPLTSFLQEGKRRGAAVENGLNMLKLQAEASWAIWTRYQP; encoded by the coding sequence ATGAGACTATACGGATTAATAGGTTATCCATTGTCCCATTCATTTTCGCCGGGATATTTCAAGGAGAAATTTGACAAAGAACAGATTGATGCCGTCTACAAAAGTTTCTCTCTGGAAGATATATCCGAATTTCCTTCACTGATTGAACAGCAACCTGACCTGTGCGGACTTAATGTCACCATTCCCTACAAAGAGCAAATCATTCCTTATCTTGACGATGTTCAGGGAGACGCAGCAGAGATCCGTGCAGTCAATACCATTGCGTTTGACCGGTCTCAATCTGCTCTCACATTGATCGGTTTCAACACCGATGCTTATGGTTTTGAGCAATCCATACGGTCCCATCTCGGGAATCAACATACCAAAGCCTTGATATTAGGCACCGGCGGATCATCCAAAACAGTTGCTTTTGTATTAAATAAACTCAATATTGCTCATGTTTTTGTCACACGCCGTGAGCGAAAAGAAAACCAAATAATCACTTACAATGATCTAACTGTTAATACGATCAAAGAATACCGGCTTATCATCAACACTACACCCGTAGGGATGTATCCCAATATATCTAAAAAGCCCGAAATCCCTTATGAAGGCATTACGCCTTCCCATATGCTGTTCGATCTCATATACAATCCGCCTTTAACCAGTTTTTTGCAGGAAGGAAAAAGGAGAGGGGCGGCTGTGGAGAATGGCCTTAATATGTTGAAGCTACAAGCGGAAGCCTCCTGGGCCATTTGGACCAGATATCAACCTTAA